The Ruminococcus bovis genome includes a region encoding these proteins:
- a CDS encoding alcohol dehydrogenase catalytic domain-containing protein, protein MINYIYQLTSPQFFSVKYEDIDINKKVIIRPRYMSICRADQRYYQGNRDIKVLNEKLPMALIHECCGEVIIDKTGHFKPGQQVVMIPNQPANTDNADNSFIYENYRPDSKFLSSGADGFMREFVDIDPDRVIPFNNIPLSTAAITEFVSVACHAVARMKKVAHERQDAFGVWGDGALSYVIATVLRAEYPKAKIYVIGKNQRKLSRFSFVTKTFLTYNIPKDLHIDHAFECVGGEGALDAINDMIDYTSPQGTLLLMGVSENMVAINTRMVLEKGFTMVGCSRSGRVDFEKAISLMETQRIKRRLSSIIYEDAPVRNFDDMHRAFAADLNTPFKTVFEWKV, encoded by the coding sequence GTGATTAACTATATTTATCAGCTTACTTCTCCACAGTTCTTTTCTGTTAAGTATGAAGATATTGACATAAACAAGAAAGTAATTATCCGACCTAGATATATGTCAATTTGTCGTGCAGACCAAAGATATTATCAAGGTAATCGTGATATTAAAGTATTAAATGAGAAACTTCCTATGGCACTTATTCACGAATGTTGTGGTGAAGTTATTATAGATAAAACCGGTCACTTTAAGCCGGGTCAGCAGGTTGTTATGATTCCTAATCAACCGGCTAATACTGACAATGCAGATAATTCCTTTATATACGAAAACTACAGACCTGACAGCAAGTTTCTAAGTTCAGGTGCTGATGGTTTTATGAGAGAATTTGTTGATATTGACCCTGACAGAGTTATACCTTTTAACAATATTCCACTTTCTACTGCTGCAATTACAGAATTTGTTTCTGTTGCTTGTCATGCAGTTGCAAGAATGAAAAAGGTTGCTCATGAAAGACAAGATGCCTTTGGTGTATGGGGTGACGGTGCTTTATCTTATGTTATTGCAACAGTACTTAGAGCAGAATACCCTAAGGCTAAAATTTATGTTATCGGTAAAAACCAAAGAAAGTTAAGCAGATTTTCCTTCGTAACAAAAACATTTTTAACATACAATATTCCAAAAGACCTACACATTGACCATGCATTTGAATGTGTTGGTGGTGAAGGTGCTTTGGATGCTATTAACGATATGATTGACTACACTTCCCCACAAGGTACACTACTACTTATGGGTGTATCGGAAAATATGGTGGCTATCAACACTAGAATGGTACTTGAAAAAGGCTTTACTATGGTTGGTTGTTCAAGAAGTGGCAGAGTGGATTTTGAAAAGGCTATTTCTTTAATGGAAACTCAGAGAATTAAGAGAAGACTATCTTCTATTATTTATGAGGATGCACCTGTTAGAAACTTTGACGATATGCACAGAGCCTTTGCTGCTGACTTAAATACACCTTTTAAAACAGTTTTTGAATGGAAAGTATAA
- a CDS encoding DNA alkylation repair protein → MDRFIIDNWTQEDYNSLILYLKSQADLKYRDFHSKLIPNCDKEYFIGIRVPVMRKLGKAIAKGNPRSFLKVCGNKYYEESMLYGIVTCSIKTESFSDFSSLMESFVKRMNNWALCDSCKFTELKKYKEEYFSYIEKYLNSDNPWEIRYGIITMFEYKEDKKYLDDILVRLKNINYDHYYVKMAKAWLTAELFAFHKDEVFNFLKKNYYDKETFLMTCSKIRDSRRVSDKDKEEIKEFKKVSLDKL, encoded by the coding sequence ATGGACAGATTTATAATTGATAACTGGACACAAGAGGACTATAACAGCCTGATTCTTTATCTAAAGAGTCAGGCTGACTTAAAATACAGAGATTTTCACAGTAAGCTTATACCTAATTGTGACAAAGAATATTTTATTGGTATAAGAGTACCTGTAATGAGAAAGCTGGGTAAAGCTATTGCAAAAGGCAACCCTAGAAGTTTTCTTAAGGTTTGTGGAAATAAATATTATGAGGAAAGTATGCTTTATGGCATTGTAACTTGTAGTATTAAAACAGAAAGTTTCTCTGACTTTTCCTCATTGATGGAGTCTTTTGTGAAAAGAATGAACAACTGGGCATTGTGTGACAGTTGTAAATTTACTGAATTAAAGAAATATAAGGAAGAATATTTTTCTTATATAGAAAAATATTTAAACAGTGATAACCCTTGGGAAATTCGCTATGGCATTATTACAATGTTTGAATACAAGGAAGATAAAAAGTATTTAGATGATATTTTAGTTCGTTTAAAGAATATTAATTATGACCATTACTATGTAAAAATGGCTAAGGCATGGCTTACTGCTGAGCTTTTTGCTTTTCATAAAGATGAAGTTTTTAATTTTCTTAAAAAGAATTATTATGACAAAGAAACTTTCTTAATGACTTGCTCCAAAATCAGAGATAGCAGAAGGGTATCTGATAAGGATAAGGAAGAAATTAAGGAATTTAAGAAAGTTAGTCTTGACAAACTGTAA
- a CDS encoding ECF transporter S component, with translation MTIVKQKSGINHTTFLAVTSMLAALAAGLMFIEFPLPFIAPSFYEFDFSEVPVLVGTYSMGPVAGVIIELVKILVKFLIKGTSTGGVGELANFIIGCSFILPAGLIYKHKKSRKTALIGMLTGTVTMAVVGILFNTFVLVPLYSNFMPIEAIISLGKEIVPFISDTFTFCIFCVGPFNIVKGLIISLIVFFIYKPLSNLIRSIDKMFMKK, from the coding sequence ATGACAATCGTAAAACAAAAAAGTGGCATAAACCACACAACTTTCCTTGCTGTAACTTCTATGCTTGCAGCTTTGGCAGCAGGACTAATGTTTATTGAATTTCCACTGCCATTTATCGCACCATCTTTCTATGAATTTGACTTTTCAGAAGTACCTGTACTTGTTGGCACATACAGTATGGGACCTGTTGCCGGTGTAATTATTGAACTTGTAAAAATCCTAGTTAAATTCTTAATTAAGGGTACATCAACCGGTGGCGTTGGTGAACTGGCAAACTTCATTATTGGTTGTTCATTTATCCTACCTGCCGGTTTAATCTATAAGCACAAAAAGTCTAGAAAAACTGCTTTAATCGGTATGCTGACAGGTACTGTTACAATGGCAGTTGTAGGTATTCTATTTAACACATTTGTACTTGTTCCTCTATATTCAAACTTTATGCCTATTGAGGCTATTATCAGCCTAGGTAAAGAAATTGTACCATTTATCTCAGATACATTTACTTTCTGTATCTTCTGTGTTGGTCCGTTTAACATTGTAAAGGGACTTATTATTTCATTGATTGTATTCTTCATTTACAAGCCACTTTCCAACTTGATTCGTAGCATTGATAAAATGTTTATGAAAAAATAA